One region of Polyodon spathula isolate WHYD16114869_AA chromosome 25, ASM1765450v1, whole genome shotgun sequence genomic DNA includes:
- the LOC121299900 gene encoding membrane cofactor protein-like isoform X2, whose translation MPGRNTNCADNVFMISLYLGLALFIVNVSGECDYPPDYPNAVLKEEHQTQGPPDFVEGFKITYTCQSGYVPNGGSPKITCTSSQWSPLTLVCERRSCGNPGEILNGHFNTDEGVLFGDKAYAVCNEGYQLAGNGVRNCRATGWDGAIPICESVKCPNPPSIVNGEITNPPQGTVTFGTSFTYMCSKGVLVGNSELVCTKYGNYSSDPPTCKDHKGCPSVQVENAIKTAGFGPVYKYKDSITFACNPGYILKGTATVNCGVNETWEPQLPTCEKAPTTPTITTTSAQVPPAPSPGISSAPGLTTVKTTASGNPLLLLAVLLLIK comes from the exons atgcctgGACGTAATACAAATTGTGCCGACAACGTTTTTATGATTTCACTATATCTGGGGTTGGCCTTGTTCATTGTCAATGTGTCTG GAGAATGTGACTACCCTCCAGATTATCCCAATGCCGTACTGAAAGAAGAACATCAAACTCAAGGACCACCTGACTTTGTAGAGGGGTTTAAAATCACTTATACATGTCAGAGTGGGTATGTACCGAACGGTGGATCTCCAAAAATCACTTGTACCAGTTCACAGTGGTCACCTCTGACCTTGGTGTGTGAAC GCCGATCATGTGGAAATCCAGGAGAGATACTTAATGGACACTTTAATACTGATGAGGGTGTTCTTTTTGGAGACAAGGCTTATGCTGTTTGTAATGAAGG atACCAGTTGGCAGGCAATGGTGTCAGAAACTGTCGCGCTACTGGCTGGGACGGTGCCATTCCTATATGTGAAA GTGTAAAGTGTCCAAACCCTCCATCGATTGTAAATGGTGAAATCACAAACCCACCTCAGGGAACTGTCACGTTTGGCACGTCATTTACCTACATGTGTAGTAAAGGGGTTCTGGTGGGTAATAGTGAGCTTGTTTGCACCAAATATGGAAACTACAGTAGTGATCCTCCAACATGTAAAG ATCACAAAGGCTGCCCTTCTGTTCAAGTGGAAAATGCCATTAAGACAGCTGGATTTGGACCAGTTTATAAATATAAGGATTCCATTACCTTTGCTTGTAATCCTGGGTATATTCTTAAAGGCACTGCCACTGTTAACTGTGGAGTAAATGAAACTTGGGAACCTCAACTTCCGACTTGTGAAAAAG ctccAACCACACCAACAATAACCACCACAAGCGCACAAGTGCCTCCAGCGCCCTCTCCTG GAATTTCATCAGCTCCTGGACTGACTACGGTAAAGACAACTGCTTctg
- the LOC121299900 gene encoding membrane cofactor protein-like isoform X1 gives MPGRNTNCADNVFMISLYLGLALFIVNVSGECDYPPDYPNAVLKEEHQTQGPPDFVEGFKITYTCQSGYVPNGGSPKITCTSSQWSPLTLVCERRSCGNPGEILNGHFNTDEGVLFGDKAYAVCNEGYQLAGNGVRNCRATGWDGAIPICESVKCPNPPSIVNGEITNPPQGTVTFGTSFTYMCSKGVLVGNSELVCTKYGNYSSDPPTCKDHKGCPSVQVENAIKTAGFGPVYKYKDSITFACNPGYILKGTATVNCGVNETWEPQLPTCEKAPTTPTITTTSAQVPPAPSPAPTTRTTTTTKLPPAPSLGNAFCSNTMNVYLL, from the exons atgcctgGACGTAATACAAATTGTGCCGACAACGTTTTTATGATTTCACTATATCTGGGGTTGGCCTTGTTCATTGTCAATGTGTCTG GAGAATGTGACTACCCTCCAGATTATCCCAATGCCGTACTGAAAGAAGAACATCAAACTCAAGGACCACCTGACTTTGTAGAGGGGTTTAAAATCACTTATACATGTCAGAGTGGGTATGTACCGAACGGTGGATCTCCAAAAATCACTTGTACCAGTTCACAGTGGTCACCTCTGACCTTGGTGTGTGAAC GCCGATCATGTGGAAATCCAGGAGAGATACTTAATGGACACTTTAATACTGATGAGGGTGTTCTTTTTGGAGACAAGGCTTATGCTGTTTGTAATGAAGG atACCAGTTGGCAGGCAATGGTGTCAGAAACTGTCGCGCTACTGGCTGGGACGGTGCCATTCCTATATGTGAAA GTGTAAAGTGTCCAAACCCTCCATCGATTGTAAATGGTGAAATCACAAACCCACCTCAGGGAACTGTCACGTTTGGCACGTCATTTACCTACATGTGTAGTAAAGGGGTTCTGGTGGGTAATAGTGAGCTTGTTTGCACCAAATATGGAAACTACAGTAGTGATCCTCCAACATGTAAAG ATCACAAAGGCTGCCCTTCTGTTCAAGTGGAAAATGCCATTAAGACAGCTGGATTTGGACCAGTTTATAAATATAAGGATTCCATTACCTTTGCTTGTAATCCTGGGTATATTCTTAAAGGCACTGCCACTGTTAACTGTGGAGTAAATGAAACTTGGGAACCTCAACTTCCGACTTGTGAAAAAG ctccAACCACACCAACAATAACCACCACAAGCGCACAAGTGCCTCCAGCGCCCTCTCCTG CTCCAACAACTAGAACCACTACAACTACAAAACTGCCTCCAGCACCCTCTCTTGGTAATGCGTTCTGTTCCAACACAATGAatgtttatttactgtga